A portion of the Leptospira mtsangambouensis genome contains these proteins:
- a CDS encoding HAMP domain-containing methyl-accepting chemotaxis protein produces the protein MFNLNSMTVKGKLILGFSLLIFFIGIGTGSGIYSVNIFNNKVTDIVLIYSPKVQLSEKIRAKFLWITRAEKNLILDQTTELMNKRLSDKARYTEELLSYIENLEKLSNQKDKQKLQELKAAYKEYSDAFELVKVVALKNQTQQAQDISNGKGRPAADKFDKIADEIALTVTNEINEANRLTDEYYQNVFIFMSALFVVSAVVSILIAIWIIVSITKALNSAVEIATTVSTAAEQVSATAYSLSQGASEQAASIEESTASIEEMSSSVSQNSQAAIETNEIASQSANETTKGRESVFKTLDAMKNISSKIKIIEEIAYQTNLLALNAAIEAARAGKHGKGFAVVADEVRKLAERSQVAAQEINQLSFNSVSLAEEAGKVIEEIVPSISKTAELVSSIADASREQSSGINQISLAMTQMDQTTQIAASSSEELAATSNELKQQSGHLMEIMGTLVKVDKEKIAISKQTKNITNIPGDLKNIAAEFGKNNKSSNGFGSGIEHNALTEKF, from the coding sequence ATGTTTAATTTAAACTCCATGACAGTCAAAGGAAAATTGATTCTCGGATTCAGTTTGCTAATTTTTTTTATTGGAATTGGCACTGGATCAGGAATTTACAGCGTTAATATTTTTAATAATAAAGTTACTGATATAGTATTAATCTATTCACCAAAAGTTCAACTTTCGGAAAAAATCAGGGCAAAATTCCTATGGATTACTCGGGCAGAAAAAAATCTAATACTTGACCAAACAACAGAATTGATGAACAAAAGGTTAAGCGACAAAGCTCGTTACACTGAAGAACTACTCAGCTATATTGAAAATTTAGAAAAACTAAGCAACCAAAAGGACAAACAGAAGTTACAAGAGCTTAAAGCTGCATACAAAGAATACTCTGATGCATTTGAACTGGTAAAAGTTGTCGCTCTAAAAAATCAAACACAACAAGCTCAAGATATATCCAATGGGAAAGGTCGTCCGGCCGCTGATAAATTTGATAAAATTGCAGATGAAATTGCATTGACGGTCACCAACGAAATAAATGAAGCCAATCGACTTACTGACGAGTATTATCAAAACGTTTTTATCTTTATGTCAGCACTGTTTGTTGTTTCGGCAGTGGTTTCTATTCTTATAGCCATATGGATCATTGTTAGCATTACCAAGGCTCTAAACTCAGCTGTAGAAATTGCAACAACCGTATCCACTGCTGCAGAACAGGTATCAGCCACAGCCTATTCTCTTAGCCAAGGAGCGAGTGAACAAGCAGCATCAATTGAGGAATCAACAGCTTCTATCGAAGAGATGTCATCTTCTGTATCACAAAATTCGCAAGCAGCAATTGAAACGAATGAAATTGCATCCCAATCAGCAAATGAAACAACCAAAGGGAGGGAATCTGTATTTAAAACATTAGATGCTATGAAAAATATTTCCTCCAAGATTAAAATCATTGAAGAAATCGCCTATCAAACCAATTTACTTGCTCTCAATGCAGCAATTGAAGCTGCACGAGCAGGTAAACATGGAAAAGGATTTGCTGTTGTTGCAGATGAAGTAAGAAAACTTGCAGAAAGAAGCCAAGTCGCGGCCCAAGAAATCAACCAACTTTCGTTTAACAGCGTTTCGCTTGCCGAAGAAGCGGGAAAAGTTATCGAAGAAATTGTCCCAAGCATTAGTAAAACAGCAGAACTAGTTTCTTCAATTGCAGATGCATCAAGGGAACAATCCTCAGGTATCAATCAGATTTCGTTGGCAATGACCCAGATGGACCAAACCACACAAATTGCTGCCTCCTCTTCTGAAGAATTAGCAGCCACATCAAATGAACTCAAACAACAATCAGGTCACCTAATGGAAATTATGGGAACACTTGTAAAAGTAGATAAGGAAAAAATTGCAATATCAAAGCAAACTAAAAATATCACAAACATACCTGGTGACCTGAAAAACATTGCAGCCGAATTTGGAAAAAACAATAAGTCTTCTAATGGTTTTGGTTCAGGAATCGAACATAATGCTCTGACAGAAAAATTTTGA
- a CDS encoding chemotaxis protein CheW codes for MNNLEIEPLSDENDDYDDEDTLDGRYLIFSLADRSYGIEIKFITEIVGMQNITEIPDMPTFIKGVINLRGKVIALIDVRDRFRMQSIGYNDKTCVIILSVNQQLIGLIVDTVKEVIKIAPNNMEEAPKFGEHQGNQFIKSIAKVSDEVKVLLNIEKLLKDEDKLALDAAISNQS; via the coding sequence ATGAATAACCTTGAAATAGAACCTCTCTCAGATGAAAACGACGATTATGATGACGAAGACACTTTGGATGGTCGTTATCTAATCTTCTCTCTTGCTGACCGAAGTTACGGAATCGAAATCAAATTTATCACAGAAATTGTTGGAATGCAAAACATTACTGAAATACCTGACATGCCCACCTTTATCAAAGGTGTTATTAACCTAAGAGGCAAAGTGATCGCTTTGATTGATGTTCGCGATCGTTTTAGAATGCAATCAATTGGATATAATGACAAAACCTGTGTAATTATCCTCAGCGTAAACCAACAATTAATAGGACTAATTGTTGATACAGTCAAAGAAGTTATCAAAATAGCACCTAACAACATGGAGGAAGCTCCTAAGTTTGGAGAACACCAAGGAAACCAGTTTATCAAATCAATTGCAAAGGTTAGTGATGAAGTCAAAGTTTTATTAAATATTGAAAAACTACTCAAAGATGAAGACAAACTAGCGTTAGATGCAGCAATTAGCAATCAATCTTAA
- a CDS encoding sensor histidine kinase, translating to MSTETTFKEYANALFTSLPEGNYVLLSESGHILVAIASPTNPWGISNDSIGKSFLDLIPESLRTLADTFSQVINSGTSFATHYSFPKFQLVIKLSPISLPNQSEKFVLFSAIEIKEPTDRDLSEIEKSVVHYEENLHKEIIKIFNWRHEIEGKGNHRDWMEKALPNLNTSLMQGSGLGALVTTVGSLLRKAKKEGNQHIIPSTIYELLEENFSSTKKLVQTLAEAQIVFEGSAAQAETATLKDFRNMIQDEVTYLSDMTAIKNQKFHISNLQTNTENKFHCHFKLLRTAIRELLINAMKYGQEGSSIYILFMKAGEKFSLKILNAPMDQSIQQIDFKKSEEIILFQPFYRVNKYVDERYSKEEFGLGLGLPIVKKILEDMNAKIYFNVLESNIYNDQSSEVSVSLEFDLVP from the coding sequence ATGTCCACAGAAACCACGTTTAAAGAATATGCTAATGCCTTGTTTACTTCTCTTCCAGAAGGGAACTATGTTCTTCTTTCGGAAAGTGGCCATATCTTAGTAGCAATTGCCTCTCCCACAAATCCATGGGGAATCAGTAACGATAGTATAGGAAAATCTTTTCTAGATTTAATCCCTGAATCCTTAAGGACACTCGCAGATACTTTTTCTCAAGTGATCAATTCTGGAACTTCGTTTGCTACACATTATTCCTTTCCGAAATTCCAATTGGTGATTAAACTTTCACCTATCTCGTTGCCTAATCAGTCAGAAAAATTTGTTTTGTTTTCTGCTATAGAAATCAAAGAACCAACAGATAGAGATTTATCTGAAATTGAAAAATCCGTTGTTCACTACGAAGAAAATTTGCACAAAGAAATCATTAAAATCTTCAACTGGCGGCATGAAATTGAAGGTAAAGGCAATCATAGAGATTGGATGGAAAAAGCTCTCCCAAATCTAAACACTTCTTTAATGCAAGGATCGGGATTAGGAGCTCTTGTTACCACTGTCGGTTCCCTACTCAGGAAAGCAAAAAAAGAAGGGAATCAGCACATCATCCCATCCACGATTTATGAATTGTTAGAAGAAAACTTTAGTAGTACAAAAAAGTTAGTCCAAACCTTAGCGGAAGCACAAATCGTGTTCGAAGGTAGCGCAGCACAAGCAGAAACAGCAACCTTAAAAGACTTTCGAAATATGATCCAAGATGAAGTAACTTATCTTTCCGATATGACTGCTATCAAAAACCAGAAGTTTCATATTTCAAATTTACAAACAAATACTGAAAATAAATTCCACTGTCATTTCAAACTTTTAAGAACAGCAATTCGAGAATTACTCATCAATGCGATGAAGTACGGACAGGAAGGTTCCAGCATCTATATTCTCTTTATGAAAGCGGGAGAAAAGTTTTCTCTTAAAATATTAAATGCACCAATGGATCAATCCATTCAACAAATTGATTTTAAAAAATCAGAAGAAATCATTTTATTTCAGCCATTCTATCGAGTAAACAAATATGTGGATGAACGTTATTCAAAAGAAGAATTTGGACTCGGCCTTGGACTACCGATTGTAAAAAAAATATTAGAAGATATGAATGCAAAAATATACTTCAATGTTTTGGAATCCAATATTTATAATGATCAGTCTTCTGAAGTTTCAGTTTCATTAGAGTTTGATCTTGTTCCTTAA
- a CDS encoding LIC11213 family lipoprotein: protein MQILKSSGLVLLLSLSIFLNCRNEKSSDKEGVLESYALLLGSITPLSEITDADCTDPAPAFVTLGQAGTTTTCANCHNVSNANAGFDITSYNSTKNRITIGNPRGSLLYNKINTGSMRIYNTNSINKAVYCWTLKGANP, encoded by the coding sequence ATTCAAATTCTTAAGTCAAGTGGTCTTGTTTTGCTTCTTTCTTTATCTATATTCTTAAATTGTAGGAATGAAAAGAGTTCTGATAAAGAGGGGGTGCTAGAGTCTTATGCATTGTTGTTAGGTTCTATTACGCCTCTTTCGGAAATTACGGATGCAGATTGTACGGACCCTGCGCCTGCTTTTGTTACTCTTGGCCAGGCAGGAACAACTACAACTTGTGCCAATTGTCATAATGTTAGTAACGCTAACGCTGGTTTTGACATCACTTCATATAACAGCACTAAAAATAGAATCACCATTGGAAATCCAAGGGGAAGTTTGTTATATAATAAAATTAATACGGGATCGATGCGTATATACAATACAAATTCAATCAATAAAGCCGTCTATTGTTGGACGCTTAAGGGTGCAAACCCCTGA
- a CDS encoding YceI family protein produces the protein MKSLFLLLWIVVATNLYADKKIKELVVKEAKIQFISEAPQETIRGNVTKVFGSANLETKKVSIQIDLKALNIPSRMMNRHMHENYLETELYPNTNFVGVIKRWDIKSKIVEIEGDLTLHGVTKKKFKIQGNIEETEKDFLIRSNFEIHLADFKIEVPKLVILKLNDTIQIESEILWKDQE, from the coding sequence ATAAAGAGTTTGTTTCTTCTTTTGTGGATCGTTGTAGCAACCAACCTTTATGCTGACAAAAAAATCAAAGAATTGGTCGTAAAAGAAGCAAAAATCCAATTTATAAGTGAAGCACCTCAGGAAACGATTCGAGGTAACGTAACAAAAGTTTTTGGGTCTGCAAATTTAGAAACGAAAAAAGTCTCCATTCAAATCGATTTGAAAGCGTTAAATATTCCGAGTCGGATGATGAATCGTCACATGCACGAGAACTATCTCGAAACGGAACTATATCCAAACACAAACTTTGTTGGAGTAATTAAAAGATGGGATATTAAATCTAAAATTGTGGAAATTGAAGGAGACCTCACTCTCCACGGAGTCACTAAAAAGAAATTTAAGATACAAGGAAACATTGAAGAAACTGAAAAAGATTTTTTGATTCGTTCGAATTTCGAAATCCATCTTGCAGATTTTAAAATCGAAGTACCAAAGTTAGTGATTTTAAAACTAAACGATACGATCCAAATCGAATCTGAAATTTTATGGAAGGATCAAGAATGA
- a CDS encoding DUF5777 family beta-barrel protein has translation MNYCFFNLIFSLISLSFVLPVYSQELRKTAFLGTSLIHMPSTEDVGKNGIDFRFNHRFGDAKSTSYDFFGLDQGANTQLSLDYGVTDRITVGIARTSFQKTYEARSKVRLLTQDSDFPLTISVFGVFGQETSKQEQFFGPHLRPTTGIPTLDTNLEKQLNTYELSDTDRQSTLSSILISRRFNDFLSIQISPMFVHRNYVKEHLSNDRTGLDLSFRFHFFKRLDLTFATILTPKRDYIGDSYESEDRKTKIGGMEYSVSEVNDLIAKGRSVDAFVNNVLLSKPVEYTSVPFSTGIDFETGGHIFQFFVTNSRAIAHTQLLRGADYNYDKKEWTIGFNIHRYFSL, from the coding sequence ATGAATTATTGTTTTTTTAATTTAATTTTTTCACTCATTTCCCTTTCGTTTGTATTACCAGTTTACTCTCAAGAACTAAGGAAAACTGCTTTTTTAGGAACTAGTTTGATTCATATGCCGAGTACGGAAGACGTCGGAAAAAACGGAATTGATTTTCGATTCAATCACCGCTTTGGAGATGCAAAGTCTACTTCTTATGATTTTTTTGGTTTGGATCAAGGTGCCAATACGCAGCTCTCTTTGGATTATGGAGTTACAGATCGAATCACCGTTGGAATAGCTAGAACTTCATTTCAGAAAACTTATGAAGCTAGATCTAAGGTGCGTTTGTTGACTCAGGATTCTGATTTTCCTTTGACGATTAGTGTATTCGGCGTTTTTGGTCAGGAAACTTCAAAACAAGAACAATTTTTTGGTCCACATCTTCGCCCTACGACAGGAATTCCTACTTTGGATACAAATCTTGAAAAACAATTAAACACTTATGAATTGAGTGATACGGATCGACAAAGTACTTTATCTTCAATATTGATTTCGAGAAGATTCAATGACTTTCTTTCGATTCAGATATCTCCCATGTTTGTTCACCGAAATTACGTAAAAGAACATCTATCCAATGATCGAACAGGTTTAGATCTGTCTTTTCGTTTCCATTTTTTTAAACGATTAGACTTAACGTTTGCAACAATTTTGACTCCCAAAAGGGATTACATCGGTGATTCTTATGAAAGCGAGGATCGTAAAACAAAAATCGGTGGTATGGAATATTCCGTTTCTGAAGTGAATGATTTGATCGCAAAGGGAAGGTCGGTCGATGCTTTTGTAAACAACGTACTTCTCTCTAAGCCTGTGGAATATACTTCTGTTCCATTTAGTACGGGAATTGATTTCGAAACAGGAGGCCATATCTTTCAGTTTTTTGTCACAAACAGCCGCGCAATTGCGCACACGCAACTACTTCGAGGTGCCGATTACAATTACGATAAAAAAGAATGGACCATCGGTTTTAACATCCATCGTTATTTTTCTTTATAA
- a CDS encoding response regulator transcription factor: protein MKILILEDEPVHAKFLTKLLHIILESATSEIKHVTSIDEADNELKQSPANLLFLDLNIFGFDGFDILERIPTLFTNTIVVSANTNNAIRAFEYGVIDFIPKPISEDRLRLALERHSLFASTYQRGDQQKYTKSRLLQVDLERVQSRLSHLMEIEKIYLNEDLSLEILAEELELHPRQLSEFLNGRKQTTFNSFLHSYRIKEAKDLLLKYPEKNISEIGFEVGYKSLSSFYEAFKKELKITASEFRRKTSISDSI, encoded by the coding sequence ATGAAAATATTGATATTAGAAGATGAGCCAGTTCACGCAAAATTTCTAACCAAATTATTGCATATAATTTTAGAATCTGCGACAAGTGAAATTAAACATGTGACTTCCATTGATGAAGCTGATAATGAATTAAAACAATCTCCAGCCAATCTTCTTTTTTTAGATCTTAATATTTTTGGATTCGACGGTTTTGATATTTTAGAGAGGATCCCTACTCTTTTTACCAATACCATTGTAGTCTCCGCAAACACTAACAATGCAATCAGAGCATTTGAATATGGTGTCATTGACTTTATCCCAAAACCTATTTCGGAAGATCGTTTGCGTTTGGCACTAGAAAGACATTCTCTTTTTGCAAGCACTTACCAAAGAGGAGACCAACAAAAATACACAAAGTCTCGTTTATTACAAGTGGATTTGGAACGAGTTCAAAGTCGGCTATCTCATTTAATGGAAATTGAAAAAATTTATTTGAATGAAGATTTATCTCTCGAAATTCTAGCCGAAGAATTGGAGTTACACCCAAGGCAACTTTCTGAATTTTTAAACGGAAGAAAACAAACAACATTTAACTCCTTTTTGCACAGTTATAGGATCAAAGAGGCGAAAGATCTTTTACTCAAATACCCAGAAAAAAATATAAGTGAAATTGGTTTTGAAGTTGGGTATAAATCACTTTCCAGTTTTTACGAAGCATTCAAAAAAGAACTAAAAATTACTGCTTCAGAATTCAGACGAAAAACTTCTATTTCTGATTCCATATAA
- a CDS encoding sensor histidine kinase, which translates to MKTDDSNPRISRRAIDHIKKITVVLLLISCQNKPDNSSLPKAKAGKIVLTEAMLQNQTSIKLDGEWDFYYQKLLSSEEIKKNSSILANDTLVLPGFWNEIKREGKVYSPQSFSTFRLQLTLPKSFINGQFSFYIPHAFTTYRMYLNDVLISENGTVGSSEIETKEYWLPKIVFFTPTSEDLEIILQVANYKSLNAGFRQSIEFGTQESMLRTKQVRLSLDIFLIASLFVISLYHFTLYLLKKNDQSLLYFSLYSFVSMVYKFTSGEFFLLILFPDFEWRWLIKIFFLSVYLTFPFLLSFIGKVFPSEIDKKPYYIFQFIFFSFSIFVIFSESTWIEETLFPAEITMLFCCIYTFWILFKALTNKRENAAGFLLGFLFLFLTVLNDILFEKNIIKTEVYGPLGTFVLFFSQSFFLSKKYSNLYATVEKQKIELEQTVSLKENIYRSNILSKRMELELYKKTIQPHFLMNSLSAIRYWVSESPDKSAEILDSVVGELRIILKVASKQLIPIGDEIELCKYHIGVMKLRMEKEYRFRTIGINPKEGIPPLIFHTLIENAFTHEDSIKAKLSFVILKKNIKKGENLFSVYCFIVYNHCKTKEPEVSKSGSGTGLEYVRLRLEESFSGKWSLVHGKSKKGYRVIIQIQII; encoded by the coding sequence ATGAAAACTGATGATTCAAATCCAAGGATTTCCCGTAGGGCTATTGACCACATAAAAAAAATTACCGTAGTTTTACTTCTGATTTCATGTCAAAATAAACCAGATAACAGTAGTTTACCGAAAGCAAAAGCCGGAAAAATAGTTCTGACTGAGGCCATGTTGCAAAACCAAACTTCCATTAAATTAGATGGCGAATGGGATTTCTATTATCAAAAACTTCTGAGTTCAGAAGAAATAAAAAAAAATAGTTCAATATTAGCGAATGATACTTTGGTTCTTCCGGGATTTTGGAATGAGATAAAACGGGAAGGAAAAGTTTATTCACCTCAAAGCTTCAGCACATTTCGCCTACAATTAACTTTGCCAAAATCATTTATCAATGGGCAATTTTCGTTTTATATCCCACATGCATTCACAACTTATCGTATGTATTTAAATGACGTTCTAATTTCTGAAAACGGGACTGTAGGATCCTCTGAAATAGAAACCAAAGAATACTGGTTACCTAAAATTGTGTTTTTTACACCAACTTCCGAAGACTTAGAAATAATTCTTCAAGTTGCAAATTATAAATCTTTAAACGCAGGTTTTAGGCAAAGTATTGAATTTGGAACCCAAGAATCCATGCTCAGAACAAAACAAGTTCGATTGTCCTTGGATATTTTTTTAATCGCAAGTTTGTTTGTAATATCACTCTACCATTTTACACTTTACCTTTTAAAGAAAAATGACCAAAGCCTACTATACTTTTCTTTATATTCATTTGTCAGCATGGTTTATAAATTCACGAGCGGAGAATTCTTTTTACTAATATTATTTCCCGATTTTGAATGGAGATGGTTAATTAAGATTTTTTTTCTGTCTGTTTATTTAACTTTTCCATTTTTACTAAGTTTTATAGGCAAAGTTTTCCCAAGTGAAATCGACAAAAAACCTTATTACATATTCCAATTTATATTTTTTTCATTCTCCATCTTTGTTATATTTTCAGAATCAACATGGATAGAGGAAACATTATTCCCAGCCGAAATCACAATGTTATTTTGTTGTATTTACACTTTTTGGATTTTATTCAAGGCGTTAACAAACAAAAGAGAAAATGCAGCCGGTTTTTTATTGGGCTTTCTCTTTTTATTTCTAACTGTTTTAAATGATATTTTATTTGAAAAAAACATCATAAAAACCGAAGTATATGGTCCACTAGGTACATTTGTTTTATTTTTCTCTCAGTCCTTTTTCTTATCAAAAAAATACTCTAACCTATATGCAACAGTTGAAAAACAAAAAATTGAATTGGAGCAGACCGTTTCATTAAAAGAAAACATTTATCGATCCAATATTCTTTCTAAAAGAATGGAATTGGAGTTGTATAAAAAAACGATTCAACCTCATTTTCTGATGAATTCGCTTTCGGCAATCCGATATTGGGTTTCTGAAAGCCCAGATAAATCTGCAGAAATTTTAGATTCTGTTGTTGGAGAACTTCGTATCATCTTGAAAGTTGCTTCCAAACAATTGATTCCCATTGGCGATGAAATCGAATTATGTAAGTATCATATAGGTGTCATGAAATTACGTATGGAAAAAGAATATCGGTTTAGAACTATCGGAATCAATCCAAAAGAAGGAATCCCTCCTCTCATTTTCCACACTCTCATTGAAAATGCATTTACTCACGAAGATTCGATTAAAGCAAAATTGAGTTTTGTAATCCTTAAAAAAAACATCAAAAAAGGAGAGAATTTATTTTCAGTCTATTGTTTTATTGTGTATAACCACTGTAAGACCAAGGAACCAGAAGTTTCAAAGAGTGGATCGGGAACTGGTTTGGAATATGTCAGACTCCGATTAGAGGAATCCTTTTCGGGAAAGTGGTCTTTAGTACATGGAAAGTCTAAAAAAGGATACCGAGTTATCATCCAAATTCAGATCATCTAA
- a CDS encoding lactonase family protein: MIFFPKKQTNIVNILLSFFLILFTLRCAPSKLNGACDPESENFLFSALLEFGSSDGKFLCPMFSGITPLRLDYGTDFLVFKQDEPISNLKPFVSEPIDHCESTPQLPSGVILNKNNCEISGTPSVGLNATKYLITAKNQNKQITTPLVIKSLFIPKFVFVANLGSGLINSFTIDANTGVLNASGFVAAGGGPESMAISPNQKFLTVANRNTNNISQFLINPTNGNLTLVDTVLSGGNTPISVNYHPTKDLIYIRNSDNFSIFSVNPLTGNVTLVHSIPMAYASGHFLIDYFGNFLYDAFYNGNLIESYQIDMITGFPNPNPVQVIPSDIRPEKMTFHANGKTLYVSFDTGNNISTYQIDSNTGFMSSFFPPTPSSGIVSGSIATDPLGRFLYKTNRDTNTISMFATNPVTGELSPLPPNTITTGTEPLGITVDPSGKFLYNTNIASGTVGIFLINQSNGSLTTNGTAPTSTSPAVIVTAGSNP, translated from the coding sequence ATGATATTCTTTCCTAAGAAGCAAACCAATATTGTAAATATATTATTGAGTTTCTTTTTGATCCTTTTTACTTTACGATGTGCGCCATCCAAATTAAACGGAGCTTGTGATCCAGAAAGTGAGAATTTCCTTTTTTCCGCATTATTAGAGTTTGGTTCTTCAGATGGAAAATTTTTGTGTCCTATGTTTTCAGGTATTACTCCTCTGCGATTGGATTATGGAACAGATTTCCTTGTGTTTAAACAAGATGAACCTATCAGTAACTTAAAGCCTTTTGTTTCTGAACCAATAGATCATTGTGAATCAACACCTCAGTTGCCCTCTGGTGTAATTTTAAATAAAAATAATTGTGAGATATCGGGAACACCTTCTGTGGGGTTGAATGCAACCAAATATTTAATCACAGCAAAAAATCAAAATAAACAAATAACAACGCCTTTGGTGATTAAATCATTGTTTATACCTAAATTTGTATTTGTTGCTAATCTTGGGTCTGGGTTGATTAACTCGTTTACGATTGATGCAAATACAGGAGTTTTAAACGCATCTGGTTTTGTCGCTGCAGGAGGAGGACCTGAGTCGATGGCGATTAGCCCCAATCAAAAATTCCTAACAGTAGCCAATCGAAATACAAACAATATTAGCCAGTTTTTAATTAATCCAACTAACGGGAATTTGACTTTAGTGGATACGGTTCTTAGTGGAGGTAATACTCCGATTTCAGTCAATTATCATCCGACAAAAGATTTAATTTATATTCGAAATTCAGATAACTTCTCTATATTTTCTGTCAACCCACTTACTGGAAATGTAACTTTAGTTCATTCGATTCCTATGGCATATGCTAGTGGACATTTTCTCATAGATTATTTTGGAAATTTTCTATATGATGCATTTTACAATGGGAATTTAATAGAGTCTTATCAAATTGATATGATCACTGGATTCCCCAATCCAAACCCGGTTCAGGTGATCCCTTCGGATATTAGGCCCGAAAAAATGACATTTCATGCCAACGGAAAGACATTGTATGTGTCTTTTGATACTGGTAATAACATCTCTACCTATCAAATTGATAGTAATACTGGTTTTATGAGTTCTTTTTTTCCACCAACTCCATCGAGTGGAATCGTTTCTGGTTCCATCGCTACTGATCCCCTGGGGCGGTTTCTGTATAAGACGAATAGAGATACGAATACTATTTCTATGTTTGCAACGAACCCTGTAACTGGTGAGCTGAGTCCTTTACCACCAAATACGATCACCACAGGAACGGAACCTTTGGGAATCACAGTGGATCCATCAGGTAAATTTTTGTACAATACAAATATTGCAAGTGGAACGGTTGGGATATTTTTAATCAATCAGTCTAACGGAAGTTTAACTACGAATGGGACAGCGCCTACAAGCACTAGCCCAGCTGTGATTGTTACCGCAGGATCCAATCCATAA